A single region of the Terriglobales bacterium genome encodes:
- a CDS encoding S41 family peptidase, giving the protein MIDLDLTERKRILGKVSHLVETKHFNPSLNGTNWKSLLAERSDRILSAIGADQFEKEIQSLLGELHTSHTGFFHKSGRTVPARHAINATFKACQVDGIAHWVFQDVHEGGTASLLGIEPGDVLVKINGEPIAPPVQPVFKMATQTEFTIRKRDGKVFSAPAITPKPISGKRPIAEPKALSVSRLSDDIGYIKIRIFPGAVGIDLAADIDRAVVEISDCNRLILELRGNTGGGIGGMRMMSYLTQQKIPIGYSLTRQRAERGFQREGLTRFCRIPRRKIALAWLIIRYASAIVDQSICLMTEGMPPQKFHGRVVILVNEHSASAAEMLAAFAQENRLATIVGARTAGRLLSGRAFHLGNGYVLGLPVAAYFTWNGALLEGTGLKPDVEIEMTCEALQTGSDVQLDRAIEEVKRL; this is encoded by the coding sequence ATGATTGATTTGGATCTGACAGAACGTAAGCGCATCCTCGGCAAAGTCTCACACTTGGTCGAGACAAAGCACTTCAATCCGTCATTGAACGGAACCAATTGGAAGTCGCTGCTGGCGGAGCGGTCTGACCGGATTCTGTCAGCAATTGGAGCTGATCAATTCGAAAAAGAGATTCAATCCCTTCTCGGCGAATTGCACACAAGCCATACAGGCTTTTTTCACAAGAGCGGCCGAACAGTGCCGGCAAGACATGCCATAAACGCGACCTTCAAAGCATGTCAGGTCGATGGCATCGCTCATTGGGTGTTTCAAGATGTACATGAAGGCGGGACGGCCAGCCTCTTGGGAATCGAGCCAGGCGATGTGCTGGTCAAAATAAATGGGGAACCTATTGCGCCTCCAGTTCAGCCAGTCTTCAAGATGGCCACGCAGACTGAATTCACAATTCGAAAACGCGACGGGAAGGTCTTCTCTGCGCCGGCAATCACGCCGAAGCCGATCTCGGGCAAGCGCCCCATTGCTGAGCCGAAGGCGCTCTCCGTTTCGAGACTGAGCGATGATATCGGATATATCAAGATCAGAATCTTTCCGGGCGCAGTGGGAATCGATCTGGCAGCGGACATCGATCGAGCGGTGGTCGAAATCAGCGACTGCAACCGGCTCATCCTTGAGCTCCGCGGCAATACTGGCGGGGGCATCGGCGGCATGCGTATGATGAGCTATTTAACGCAACAGAAGATTCCCATTGGATACAGCTTGACTCGGCAACGAGCAGAGCGCGGATTCCAAAGAGAAGGGCTGACCCGTTTCTGTCGGATACCTCGTCGGAAAATCGCCCTTGCATGGCTAATCATTAGATATGCAAGCGCAATAGTCGATCAGTCCATTTGTCTCATGACTGAGGGTATGCCGCCTCAGAAATTTCACGGCCGGGTCGTCATTCTGGTCAACGAGCACAGCGCAAGCGCAGCCGAGATGCTCGCCGCCTTCGCACAGGAAAACCGGCTCGCGACAATCGTCGGGGCAAGGACAGCCGGCAGACTTTTAAGCGGCCGAGCATTCCATCTCGGGAACGGCTACGTGCTTGGTTTGCCAGTTGCGGCCTATTTCACTTGGAACGGAGCACTACTGGAAGGAACGGGTCTCAAGCCAGACGTGGAAATTGAAATGACTTGTGAAGCGCTTCAGACCGGATCAGACGTCCAACTGGATAGGGCGATCGAAGAAGTCAAACGGCTCTGA
- a CDS encoding SNF2-related protein, whose amino-acid sequence MSTAYHAKYFAYELTKRCASDSMEKLAASLADAQVDLNPHQVEAALFAFRSPLSKGAILADEVGLGKTIEAGILLSQRWAERKRKILVIVPASLRKQWHQELSDKFFLPSVILETKTFNEQIRQGNLNPFDRSEIVICSYQFARAKEPYIRQVAWNLAVIDEAHRLRNVYKPSNKIGNAIKAALAPHDKLLLTATPLQNSLLELFGLVSIVDEHIFGDIKSFRSQFSRLDTESDFQSLRERLKPICQRTLRRQVLEYIPFTNRIALVEEFIPSDAEQKLYNVVSDYLQRQRLYALPASQRQLMTLILRRLLASSTFAIAGTLEGLANKLEKATKAYAPVVEAPEEVAQTFESFEEMEDEWEADEEEKEQDKKAEERRFTPEEIEQMTAEIQSLRLFTELANSIVKNSKGERLQTALKRGLAEAKKKGGAEKAIIFTESTRTQEYVRSILESIPQYKGKVVLFNGSNNDPKSKEIYQNWLKKHEGTDRITGSKTADMRAALVDYFRDEAIIMVATEAAAEGINLQFCSLVINYDLPWNPQRIEQRIGRCHRYGQKHDVVVVNFLNKKNAADQRVYQLLDEKFKLFSGVFGASDEVLGSIESGIDFEKRIADIYQKCRTEEQIQFNFDQLQQELEQQIDERIKQTRQKLLENFDEEVHEKLRVNLRESSEVLNKYDNWLWQLTRFYLQPYAKFEDGQNGFMLINNPFPDAQIHPGPYRSGKNIEDANLYRMGHPLAQKIIEQCKASTPDSQALVFDYRHSGKKISIIEPLVGKSGFVRVVCQSVTALETEDFVLLSGICDDGTPVDAEQCRRFFSLDASQGSAACSYVPETLESQLDEGLQRQQKEVLAKFTARNAKFFETELDKLERWADDMVMSVEKELADTKGQIKAANRQAQMATTLQEQHSWQERIRELEKQMRRQRQRIFDVEDEITARRDGLIAGLEKRLSQRTTVEPLFTVRFVVA is encoded by the coding sequence ATGAGTACCGCCTACCACGCAAAGTATTTTGCGTATGAACTGACAAAACGGTGCGCCTCGGACAGCATGGAAAAGCTTGCTGCTTCTCTTGCTGATGCCCAGGTTGACCTCAACCCTCATCAGGTTGAAGCTGCGCTATTCGCTTTTCGCTCGCCGCTGTCGAAAGGAGCGATCCTCGCTGACGAAGTCGGCCTCGGCAAAACCATTGAAGCCGGCATTCTGTTATCGCAGAGATGGGCAGAGCGGAAAAGAAAAATTCTGGTCATTGTCCCGGCGAGCCTGCGCAAACAGTGGCATCAGGAGCTGTCGGACAAATTCTTCCTTCCTTCTGTGATTTTGGAAACGAAGACCTTCAACGAACAGATTCGACAAGGAAACCTGAATCCGTTTGACCGCTCCGAAATTGTCATCTGTTCATACCAGTTTGCGCGCGCAAAAGAGCCGTACATCCGCCAGGTCGCATGGAACCTCGCGGTCATTGATGAGGCTCATCGGCTCCGGAATGTTTACAAGCCCTCAAACAAGATCGGGAATGCCATCAAGGCGGCTCTCGCGCCGCACGACAAATTGCTTCTTACGGCTACGCCGCTCCAGAATTCGCTTCTTGAACTTTTTGGCCTGGTCAGCATCGTTGATGAGCACATCTTCGGCGACATCAAGAGTTTTCGCAGTCAGTTCTCACGTTTGGATACCGAGTCTGATTTCCAGTCGCTCCGCGAGCGTCTGAAACCGATCTGTCAGCGGACGCTGCGCCGCCAGGTGCTCGAATACATACCCTTCACCAATCGCATCGCCTTGGTGGAAGAGTTCATCCCGAGCGATGCCGAGCAAAAGCTCTACAACGTGGTTTCCGACTATTTGCAACGACAACGCCTTTACGCTCTTCCGGCGAGTCAGCGTCAACTCATGACTCTCATCCTCAGGCGGCTCTTGGCTTCATCCACGTTTGCAATTGCGGGAACCCTGGAAGGATTGGCAAACAAGCTCGAAAAGGCGACCAAGGCCTACGCACCCGTCGTGGAGGCACCGGAAGAGGTTGCTCAGACCTTCGAGAGCTTCGAGGAAATGGAAGACGAATGGGAGGCGGACGAGGAAGAGAAGGAACAGGACAAGAAAGCTGAGGAGCGAAGATTCACGCCGGAAGAAATAGAACAAATGACAGCGGAGATTCAGTCACTCCGGCTGTTCACCGAGTTGGCAAATTCGATAGTCAAGAACTCGAAGGGAGAAAGGCTCCAGACGGCGCTGAAGCGAGGACTCGCTGAAGCCAAGAAGAAGGGCGGCGCTGAAAAGGCGATCATCTTCACCGAGTCCACACGGACTCAAGAATACGTCCGCTCCATTCTTGAATCCATCCCGCAGTACAAAGGCAAAGTCGTACTATTTAACGGCTCCAACAATGATCCGAAGTCGAAAGAGATTTATCAAAACTGGCTGAAAAAGCACGAGGGCACGGACCGAATCACAGGATCGAAAACCGCCGATATGCGGGCTGCCCTTGTCGATTACTTCCGTGACGAAGCGATCATCATGGTCGCAACCGAAGCAGCCGCCGAAGGTATCAACCTACAATTCTGTTCGTTGGTCATCAATTACGACCTGCCGTGGAATCCGCAGCGCATCGAACAGCGAATCGGTCGCTGTCACCGCTATGGGCAGAAGCACGACGTTGTCGTGGTGAATTTTCTCAACAAGAAGAACGCTGCCGATCAGCGCGTTTACCAACTCCTGGACGAAAAGTTCAAACTCTTCAGCGGCGTCTTTGGCGCGAGCGACGAAGTGTTGGGCAGCATCGAGTCGGGAATCGATTTCGAAAAGCGCATCGCTGACATTTACCAGAAATGCCGCACCGAAGAGCAAATTCAGTTCAACTTCGATCAGCTTCAACAGGAGTTGGAGCAGCAGATTGATGAGCGAATCAAGCAGACACGTCAAAAGCTGCTGGAAAACTTCGACGAAGAAGTCCACGAAAAGCTGCGGGTGAATCTGCGGGAGAGCAGCGAAGTCCTCAACAAATACGATAACTGGCTATGGCAACTAACGCGGTTCTATCTCCAGCCATACGCCAAATTCGAGGACGGCCAAAACGGATTCATGCTCATTAACAATCCGTTCCCCGATGCCCAGATTCATCCTGGACCGTATCGCAGCGGCAAGAACATCGAGGACGCGAACCTCTATCGCATGGGCCATCCGCTCGCCCAAAAGATTATCGAACAATGCAAAGCATCGACGCCTGATTCGCAGGCGCTGGTATTCGACTACCGCCATTCGGGTAAGAAGATTTCGATTATCGAGCCTCTAGTCGGCAAGAGCGGCTTCGTGCGCGTAGTCTGCCAGAGTGTGACAGCTCTCGAAACCGAAGACTTCGTTCTTCTGAGTGGGATTTGCGATGACGGCACCCCGGTCGATGCGGAACAATGCCGGCGGTTCTTTTCGCTCGATGCTTCACAGGGCTCCGCAGCTTGCAGCTATGTTCCCGAAACGCTTGAGTCTCAGTTGGACGAGGGATTGCAGCGGCAGCAGAAAGAGGTCCTGGCAAAGTTCACAGCGCGCAATGCGAAGTTTTTCGAGACGGAACTAGACAAGCTCGAACGCTGGGCAGACGACATGGTGATGTCTGTCGAAAAGGAGCTTGCCGATACAAAAGGGCAGATCAAAGCTGCCAACAGGCAGGCGCAAATGGCCACCACTCTGCAGGAACAGCACTCGTGGCAAGAAAGAATTCGGGAACTCGAAAAGCAAATGCGTCGGCAGCGTCAACGGATTTTCGACGTTGAAGACGAGATC